The proteins below come from a single Prolixibacter sp. NT017 genomic window:
- a CDS encoding C1 family peptidase, whose protein sequence is MKRIILLAAVLLASANLFAQDRDKGKMVEIPQGKGYYYQTIMKDVNAVNDSLAKEPSYYRFQMDQSGMKLPNKVDLYKRYWANPPISQGNTGTCWDFSTLSFYESEIYRMTGKKVKLSEMYMVYWEYVAKARRYVEKRGNSLFDEGSEGNADARLAKQYGLMPEAAYTGLIDGHKFHSHAKMFAEMKNYLESVKKNNAWNEKQVLATIKDIMNHYMGVPPTHFMVDGKDMTPMAYMKDYLKFDPNDFVEILSYKQKPYWQKVEYEVPDNWWHNKDYYNVPLDVFMKIIHDAIREGYTMSIGGDVSEAGFSRETQCAIVPDFDIPSAYINDDAREFRFANESTTDDHGMHLVGYLANFNGDGKDWYLIKDSSSGSRNNDPNAPEFGYYFFSQDYVKLKMMGFTINRAAVKDILKKFDDKK, encoded by the coding sequence ATGAAAAGAATTATTCTTTTGGCAGCTGTTTTGCTGGCCTCGGCTAATTTGTTCGCCCAGGACCGCGACAAAGGCAAAATGGTTGAAATCCCGCAAGGGAAAGGGTACTACTACCAAACCATCATGAAAGATGTAAACGCGGTAAACGACTCACTCGCTAAGGAACCGTCTTACTATCGTTTCCAGATGGACCAATCGGGAATGAAGCTTCCCAACAAAGTAGACCTTTACAAACGTTATTGGGCCAATCCGCCTATTTCGCAAGGGAACACCGGTACCTGCTGGGATTTCTCTACGCTTTCGTTTTACGAATCGGAAATTTACCGCATGACCGGCAAAAAAGTGAAGTTGTCGGAAATGTACATGGTTTATTGGGAATATGTTGCAAAAGCCCGCCGCTATGTCGAGAAACGGGGCAACTCTCTGTTCGACGAAGGTTCGGAAGGAAACGCCGATGCCCGTTTGGCCAAACAGTACGGTTTGATGCCTGAAGCAGCTTACACCGGCCTGATTGACGGTCACAAATTTCATTCGCACGCCAAAATGTTTGCCGAGATGAAAAACTACCTCGAATCGGTGAAAAAGAACAATGCCTGGAATGAGAAACAGGTGCTGGCAACCATCAAAGACATCATGAACCACTATATGGGCGTTCCTCCCACACATTTCATGGTCGATGGAAAAGATATGACCCCAATGGCATACATGAAGGACTACCTGAAATTCGATCCGAATGATTTCGTGGAAATTCTTTCATACAAGCAAAAGCCTTACTGGCAGAAAGTAGAATACGAAGTACCGGACAACTGGTGGCACAACAAAGATTACTACAATGTTCCGCTCGATGTCTTCATGAAAATCATCCACGACGCGATTCGCGAAGGTTATACCATGAGTATTGGCGGCGATGTTTCGGAGGCAGGATTCTCACGTGAAACACAATGTGCGATTGTACCCGATTTCGATATTCCGTCGGCATACATTAACGACGATGCCCGTGAATTCCGTTTTGCTAATGAAAGCACCACCGACGATCACGGTATGCACCTGGTAGGTTATCTCGCTAATTTTAATGGTGATGGCAAAGACTGGTACCTGATTAAAGATTCCAGCTCGGGCTCACGCAACAACGATCCGAATGCACCGGAATTTGGCTACTACTTCTTCAGCCAGGATTATGTGAAGCTGAAAATGATGGGCTTCACCATCAACCGTGCTGCGGTAAAAGATATTCTGAAGAAATTCGACGACAAAAAATAA